From a region of the Mytilus galloprovincialis chromosome 3, xbMytGall1.hap1.1, whole genome shotgun sequence genome:
- the LOC143069783 gene encoding uncharacterized protein LOC143069783 isoform X2, giving the protein MSRRASLYAKQNPTKPRPKVRFSDELVFLDNIKENDIPALGSMLRRASLQVDISGINDAEYYWTMELIGPFLPMKEKDL; this is encoded by the exons ATGAGTCGGCGTGCCAGTTTGTATGCTAAACAAAATCCAACCAAACCTCGTCCTAAAGTTCGATTTTCCGATGAACTAGTATTCTTGGATAATATAAAGGAAAATGATATTCCAGCACTTGGGTCAATGTTACGGAGAGCAAGTCTTCAAGTTGACATCAGTGGAATAAATGATGCAG AATATTACTGGACCATGGAGCTGATAGGACCATTCTTACCGATGAAGGAGAAAGACCTTTAG
- the LOC143069783 gene encoding protein phosphatase 1 regulatory subunit 27-like isoform X1, with amino-acid sequence MSRRASLYAKQNPTKPRPKVRFSDELVFLDNIKENDIPALGSMLRRASLQVDISGINDAGLTPLHQAVLDGNLMAVRLLVEHGANINKQDDDYWTPLHAACAEGHAEIAQILLDHGADRTILTDEGERPLDLVDPSDFATIRVMLDNNKQEDDCQSSEDDLDNCNS; translated from the exons ATGAGTCGGCGTGCCAGTTTGTATGCTAAACAAAATCCAACCAAACCTCGTCCTAAAGTTCGATTTTCCGATGAACTAGTATTCTTGGATAATATAAAGGAAAATGATATTCCAGCACTTGGGTCAATGTTACGGAGAGCAAGTCTTCAAGTTGACATCAGTGGAATAAATGATGCAG GCTTAACGCCATTGCACCAAGCAGTTTTAGATGGAAACTTAATGGCAGTAAGGTTACTGGTAGAACATGGtgcaaatataaacaaacaagacGACGATTACTGGACCCCTTTGCATGCCGCATGCGCAGAGGGGCATGCCGAAATAGCTCA AATATTACTGGACCATGGAGCTGATAGGACCATTCTTACCGATGAAGGAGAAAGACCTTTAGATTTAGTAGATCCATCGGATTTTGCTACTATTCGTGTCATGTTGGACAATAACAAACAAGAGGACGACTGTCAATCAAGTGAAGATGATCTCGACAATTGTAATTCATGA